The Flavobacteriales bacterium nucleotide sequence GCCATTCAGTCAGAAATTTAGATGAGTCAATCTGATAAATGTAGTTTAGCTGCTCATTTCCTTTGCCAAAACCGAATGTCCACCGAATCGAAGTAGGCGAATAGCAGATTGACGCCCCATATTCACCATTGAAGGATGAGTAATTCGCCAACAGCACACGATACTCTTCATTAAAATTTTGCAGAACAGAACTATCGCACTTAAATTTTATTAAAATGTCCAAATTATCGCCGTTGACAACCCCGTTTTTCGTGTGAAATAACACCTTGGTCCCTGAAAAATAAAATTGGGAATCAATACAAACCCGAGGATATTCATCAACTTTACGGTCAACACCAAGTACATCAATTTCCTTATCCGCATATGAGCAGGAGTTGATAGATACAGATGTGGACTCAACCTTTTGAGAAACACCTGAGCTATTCTCATTTCGAAAATTACATTCTACACATAAAATGATACATAGTAAGTACGAAACAAATACTTTGATTTTTTGCACGCTTGCACTATAACCCATTAATCTTTAAATTTCGAATTTCTCCAATATGAAAATGGCTAAACACTACATTTTGTTCCCCCAATTCTTCCAACACTCCTATTGTCCATCTTGTATTTCTGTGCCATTTCAGCATCACCCAATCATTATTCGACTCACTTAGAATATCCAATCTAACATCTGAAGAGATCCCGTCAAGTGACAACTCCATAGTACCTTCAATACCATATATCGCCTTCAAATGATGCCACTTCATCAAGAATTTCTGATCTGGGATGTCAAATTTTAGAACTTGTAGCGAATTATTCTTGCCTCCCCCGACGGCAAAACCAACAATATTCTGATTGTAGTATATTTTTAAACCATACTCGCCATCGTTACTAGAATATCTCCCAATTAGAAATCTATAATCCGATGTTTCATCATAATTAGTAAATGAATCACTTTTAAAGTCAAATTCAATTTGAATAAAGTGGTTTATAGAATCAAGCCCTTCCTTTAGTGCTAAACCGGAAAAACCATCAAATTGAAATTTACCTAGTAATGATAGTTGTTTTTCATTATTGATAAAATCAAATTTTTCGGGAGAAATTGTGTCGGGATTCAAAGAACTACTAAAGGTAATAGTATCCATCAAAACGTTGGCATGTTCAGAAACCATATTATTTTTCGAATTGCATGAAACTATGACCACAAGAGCTATATGAAAAAATCTTTTAATCATAATGACCTCAAAAATAAAACATATCTAATGAAATTTATACTCCCTACCTTTGCCCCCTTGAAAGGATTATACATACGGTCGGTATATTTTTTAGGAGTTACTGCAGGTGGCAGCGTTACTCATACTAGTGGCGTTATAAATTCCCTCTCAAGTAAAACTGAACTTAAGGTTATTGCTAACGAAAAACTACCTGAAGTTGAATGTGAAATTAAAATAATTTCTCCTATTTTAAAAAAAATTCCGGTGTTTGGAGAACTATTCTACAACCTAAAAATGTTGTACAATCTACGCAATTTGGATGGAGAGAATTATTCTTTTGTTTATCAACGATTCAGCGGTGAGTCTTTCTGTGGAGCGTATTTTGCATCAAAAAATAAAATCCCATTTATTCTTGAATTCAATTCATCTGAAATTTGGAAATTGAAAAACTGGAGCAAAACCAATAGTGCCATAAAGAACATATTTAAGACTTCAATTCAGTTGCCAATAGTTCAAAAAATTGAAAAATACAACCTCAAAAAGGCTGCATTAATTGTGGTTGTTTCTGAGGTATTGAAAGAAAATTTAATTGAATTCGGAATTGATAAAAATAAAATTTTGGTAAACCCTAACGGCGTAAATACGGATAAGTTCAATGCCATAGAAAAAGATCTATTATTATCAAAATCGTTAAACCTAGAAAATTATTTTGTCTTTGGATTTATCGGCACCTTCGGAAAATGGCATGGGGTTATGGAGCTTGCCCAAAGCATCATTCTGTTTTTTGATCGATTTCCAGAACTCGTCGGTAAGGTAAAATTTTTGATAATCGGCGATGGTAAGCTGTTTCAAGAGGTGGAACTTTTGATAAATCAATCAAAATATCGCAACAACGTTGTTTTAACAGGCAAAATACCACAACAGGAAAATGCAAGATTTCTGCAAATTTGTGATGCTTTCGTTTCTCCACACATACCAAATCCCGATGGAACTAAGTTCTTTGGCTCTCCTACCAAACTTTTTGAATATATGGCTTGCTCGAAACCAATCATAGCCAGTAACCTTGATCAAATCGGCGAAGTTTTAGAACACAATAAAACAGCTTTTTTAGTTGAACCAGGGAACATTTTTGAATTAGCATCTGCCTACAAAATTGTTTTTGAGGACAAAACGCTTCAAAGTAATCTCGCGAATGCTGCATATACAGAAGTCTGCAGCAGATATACTTGGGATGCACATGTGGATAGAATTTTAGGCTGTATTGAAAAGAAATTAGCTGGATGAAAATAATTGCTACCATCAAACATCTTTCGAAGTTCCCTCCTCATATCATATTGAGTAAGGTGAAAAATCGATTTAAACAAATTAGAAACAAGAAACAACTTTCAAACTTATATGTAAATACAGACACTAGACTTTCTCAGAAAATATCAGTATCCAAGCTTTTCAACCAGTCCTTTTTATCAATTTTCGGTCCTCCCCACCCCCTCTCCACCTTTTCACTTCTCGGCAGTGGTCTAATCCATAATTTTTATGACACAGAGACATTAGGTCTTGAAAATTACAAATACAATCAAAACCTTGATATTAAAGAGTTTGACAAAAACGGTGATTGGCTTGGACAAGTAGTGCTCCCATCCCAGTTGGATTTTAGCAAAAATTGCTGGATTGAAATTTTGAAGTTAAATCCACGCTATAAGCCAATTGATTGGCAAAAGGATTTTAAAAGCGGTTTTCGGTGGAGTGCCAAACATTTGTTTGATGAGCAAAGAAAACTTATGTCCGAAAAAAAGGGTGTCGATTTAAAAGTACCTTGGGAGTTATCGCGTCTTCAACATTTGCCAATGGCAGCGATTTTTGCTTCGCAAAAATCGCCCGACAACGACAAATTAATCTCTGAAATTTACTGCCAAATACTCGATTTTGTGATGGCCAACCCCATTGGAATGGGTGTAAATTTCAATTGCCCAATGGATATTGGCATCCGAAACGCCAACATTTTGTTAACCCTCAATTTTTTGCCAAAAGAAAAGGAGAATAGTCAGAATAATGGACTTATAGCTAATTATATAGCAGAAAGCACCAAACATATTTTGGAAGACATTGAATACCGCGACGGCCTCACATCCAACCATTATTTAGGTAATGTTTTGGGTGTTTTGTTTGCTGGTGCTTATCTCGAAAATCATAAAAACGCAGACCAATGGCTTGCTTTTGGCATTCAGGAATTGGAACGAAGTATGGCTCGCCAATTTTTTGAGGATGGCAGCAATTTTGAGGGCAGCACGAGTTATCATCGGTTGAGTGGAGAAATGATGATTTGGGGAGCAGCGGTAGTTCTTTCTCTGTCGAAAGACAGAATCGAAAAACTAAAAGCATATCAAACAAATGGATGGAAATATGAGGCTCCACTTTTTAAACCACATAAGCAACAATTTGATTTTGAGCATTTTATTCTCTCAAAATCTTTTTGGTGCAAGCTAAA carries:
- a CDS encoding glycosyltransferase family 4 protein, with product MKGLYIRSVYFLGVTAGGSVTHTSGVINSLSSKTELKVIANEKLPEVECEIKIISPILKKIPVFGELFYNLKMLYNLRNLDGENYSFVYQRFSGESFCGAYFASKNKIPFILEFNSSEIWKLKNWSKTNSAIKNIFKTSIQLPIVQKIEKYNLKKAALIVVVSEVLKENLIEFGIDKNKILVNPNGVNTDKFNAIEKDLLLSKSLNLENYFVFGFIGTFGKWHGVMELAQSIILFFDRFPELVGKVKFLIIGDGKLFQEVELLINQSKYRNNVVLTGKIPQQENARFLQICDAFVSPHIPNPDGTKFFGSPTKLFEYMACSKPIIASNLDQIGEVLEHNKTAFLVEPGNIFELASAYKIVFEDKTLQSNLANAAYTEVCSRYTWDAHVDRILGCIEKKLAG
- a CDS encoding alginate lyase family protein; this encodes MKIIATIKHLSKFPPHIILSKVKNRFKQIRNKKQLSNLYVNTDTRLSQKISVSKLFNQSFLSIFGPPHPLSTFSLLGSGLIHNFYDTETLGLENYKYNQNLDIKEFDKNGDWLGQVVLPSQLDFSKNCWIEILKLNPRYKPIDWQKDFKSGFRWSAKHLFDEQRKLMSEKKGVDLKVPWELSRLQHLPMAAIFASQKSPDNDKLISEIYCQILDFVMANPIGMGVNFNCPMDIGIRNANILLTLNFLPKEKENSQNNGLIANYIAESTKHILEDIEYRDGLTSNHYLGNVLGVLFAGAYLENHKNADQWLAFGIQELERSMARQFFEDGSNFEGSTSYHRLSGEMMIWGAAVVLSLSKDRIEKLKAYQTNGWKYEAPLFKPHKQQFDFEHFILSKSFWCKLKKSLFFAENISKRNGEIPQFGDNDSGRFVRLTPVGKWISAQQAAEKYISLPKNYFEKYPAEQFWDENHLNHAGFISSVYGLMGKKPRNPLHFAAAEYDFFDSIVQQTPQFRSYFNDLSGSILQPVANQIPPLSFAFHKEKTFDFSDREVEFTNKIELNYFPDFQLAVLKNEYFYLALAGISNPKQHHSLGHTHSDKLSVELQVQGDDILLNPGTYLYTPIPEYRELFRSVKSHNTISVNGQEQNTPLQGNLGLFNLKNEVRFELICLTETEIIAQIRYRKIIHRRRIEINQKTIKIEDWCNFDFIQHWNLNNIYSNGYGQRIR